A stretch of Lactuca sativa cultivar Salinas chromosome 6, Lsat_Salinas_v11, whole genome shotgun sequence DNA encodes these proteins:
- the LOC111897415 gene encoding E3 ubiquitin-protein ligase PUB23, whose product MGDHNKYSQTRNLYFHSFKVQKRHSVINLSSQSYCGLFLKFIHSIMGDHKNVEVPPFFVCPISLELMKDPVTLSTGITYDRESIEKWLYAKKNNTCPVTKQVLSDLDLTPNHTLRRLIQSWCTLNPLSGVERVSTPRIPISKSEILKLLKDLKYPNLQMKSLKRLKVIVLENETNKRSMEAVGAVDYLAHILSDQKNVTSSSPAAEDSDVEGFELVTPADEALGILYHMQLSQTGLQGLFAKTGDFVETLTSVMQRAANYESRTYAVMLLKSMFEATSQNMQVTSSLKPEFFMELVKILNDQISQKATIATLKLLINVCLWGRNKIRAAEAAAVPALIDLLLDSSDKRLSEMVLLALDLLCQCAEGRSELLKHGAGLAVVSKKIFRISQLASDRAVRILHSVAKFSGNTTVVTEMLHLGVAGKLCLVLQVDCGSKMKEKAMEILKMHARVWNNSSCIPSNLLISYPS is encoded by the coding sequence ATGGGAGATCATAACAAATATTCACAAACAAGAAACCTCTACTTTCATTCATTCAAGGTTCAAAAAAGACATTCAGTTATCAATCTTTCTTCTCAAAGCTATTGTGGGTTGTTCTTGAAATTTATCCATTCTATAATGGGAGATCATAAGAATGTCGAAGTTCCTCCATTTTTCGTATGTCCCATCTCTTTAGAACTCATGAAAGACCCTGTAACACTCTCTACAGGGATCACCTATGATCGAGAAAGCATTGAGAAATGGTTATACGCTAAGAAGAACAACACTTGTCCGGTGACAAAACAGGTCCTTTCAGATCTAGATCTTACACCAAATCACACCCTTCGTAGATTGATCCAATCTTGGTGCACCCTTAATCCGTTGTCTGGTGTTGAAAGAGTCTCCACGCCTCGGATTCCGATTTCCAAATCCGAAATTCTTAAACTCCTCAAAGATTTGAAGTATCCGAATCTGCAAATGAAGTCGTTGAAGAGATTGAAAGTGATTGTTTTGGAGAACGAAACAAATAAGAGGTCAATGGAGGCGGTTGGAGCTGTTGATTATCTCGCTCATATCTTAAGCGACCAGAAGAATGTGACGTCATCTTCACCGGCCGCAGAAGACTCCGACGTGGAAGGTTTCGAGCTGGTGACGCCGGCTGACGAAGCTCTAGGTATCCTTTACCACATGCAACTGTCTCAAACTGGGCTTCAGGGTTTGTTTGCAAAGACTGGTGATTTCGTTGAGACGTtaacgagcgtgatgcaacgcgCCGCCAACTATGAGTCACGTACATACGCCGTCATGTTGTTGAAATCGATGTTTGAGGCCACCAGCCAGAATATGCAAGTGACGTCGTCGTTGAAGCCTGAGTTCTTCATGGAGTTAGTCAAGATTTTGAACGATCAGATTTCCCAAAAAGCCACAATAGCGACATTGAAGTTACTCATTAACGTTTGTCTATGGGGGCGGAATAAGATAAGAGCGGCGGAGGCAGCGGCGGTTCCGGCATTAATTGACCTCCTACTAGATTCCTCCGACAAGAGGCTTTCAGAGATGGTATTATTGGCGTTAGACCTGCTATGTCAGTGTGCTGAAGGGAGATCGGAGCTGTTGAAACATGGTGCAGGTTTGGCCGTTGTTTCTAAAAAGATATTCAGGATTTCACAGTTGGCCAGCGATAGGGCGGTGAGGATATTGCATTCAGTGGCGAAGTTTTCCGGCAACACCACTGTGGTGACGGAGATGTTGCATCTAGGAGTGGCGGGGAAGCTTTGTTTGGTGCTGCAAGTAGATTGTGGTAGCAAGATGAAGGAGAAAGCTATGGAGATCTTGAAGATGCATGCTAGGGTTTGGAACAATTCTTCTTGTATACCCAGTAATCTACTTATATCATATCCATCATAa